A portion of the Malania oleifera isolate guangnan ecotype guangnan chromosome 3, ASM2987363v1, whole genome shotgun sequence genome contains these proteins:
- the LOC131151111 gene encoding cysteine-rich receptor-like protein kinase 14 isoform X1, whose amino-acid sequence MVYTLAQCTPDLPWTDCNHCLRTAIAELPFCCAGLHLPAHDIFGRLSMARPQIHSRRTIYSGEEIGLKSVSKIRVAQAKRG is encoded by the exons ATGGTGTACACGTTGGCACAGTGTACGCCGGACTTGCCGTGGACCGACTGCAATCATTGTTTGCGAACGGCCATCGCGGAGCTCCCCTTTTGCTGCGCCGGTCTCCATCTACCAGCACACGACATATTTGGCAGACTGTCAATGGCTAGACCGCAAATCCACAGCCGCCGGACCATCTATTCTGGCGAAGAG ATAGGATTGAAAAGCGTGTCGAAAATCAGAGTGGCGCAGGCTAAGCGTGGGTGA